A part of Vulcanisaeta moutnovskia 768-28 genomic DNA contains:
- a CDS encoding aldo/keto reductase yields the protein MNVFTKVGYEVGKLVNGRHVQNFSVNYIVNAVRESFRRLGRRITLLQLHNPPISVIRDRELHRALLKLVDEGYIEHLGVALGPETNVLSEGLAAIDEGYEAIMFVFNILEQEPGRTLIRRGMENAVGLITRVPHASNVLTDRQEVNFGSRDHRSLRDRDWLARAVGFTNTRIRPIAKSLGMDLETLAIKYVLTYPISTVMVTATSIDELVKYVNAADGNYLNSDVIKTLEKLYAEFTEPIAVK from the coding sequence GTGAATGTGTTCACGAAGGTCGGTTATGAGGTGGGTAAATTGGTCAATGGTAGGCATGTTCAAAACTTCAGCGTTAACTACATAGTCAATGCGGTTAGGGAGTCATTCAGGAGGTTGGGCAGGAGGATAACACTACTTCAGCTTCATAACCCGCCAATCAGCGTGATCAGAGATAGGGAGTTACACAGGGCATTACTTAAATTGGTGGATGAGGGATATATCGAGCACTTGGGCGTGGCACTCGGCCCTGAGACCAACGTGCTTAGCGAGGGATTGGCGGCGATCGATGAGGGTTATGAGGCGATAATGTTTGTGTTCAACATCCTCGAGCAGGAACCCGGTAGGACACTAATAAGGCGTGGCATGGAGAATGCCGTAGGATTAATAACGAGGGTTCCACACGCATCAAATGTGCTAACGGATAGGCAGGAGGTGAACTTTGGATCGAGAGACCATAGGAGCCTTAGGGATAGGGATTGGCTTGCCAGGGCTGTGGGATTCACGAACACGAGGATAAGGCCCATAGCCAAGTCCCTGGGTATGGACCTGGAGACCCTAGCCATTAAGTACGTGCTTACCTACCCAATAAGCACAGTAATGGTGACGGCAACGAGCATTGACGAGTTAGTGAAGTACGTTAACGCGGCCGACGGCAATTACCTAAATAGCGACGTTATAAAGACCTTGGAAAAACTATATGCGGAATTTACGGAACCAATAGCAGTAAAGTAG
- the tnpA gene encoding IS200/IS605 family transposase has product MGLRSTRYVKYWCAYHFVWVPKCRRGVLVGDVAEYARGVLREVAEGIGCEVLALEVMPDHVHVLLLCPPRLAPSYIANYLKGKSARRILQRFPQLRARVGRLWSRSYFVATVGNVTADIVERYVEEQWSKDEKV; this is encoded by the coding sequence ATGGGGCTTAGGAGTACTAGGTATGTGAAGTATTGGTGTGCTTATCATTTTGTGTGGGTTCCTAAGTGTAGGAGGGGTGTTCTTGTGGGTGATGTTGCTGAATACGCTAGAGGGGTTTTGAGGGAGGTTGCTGAGGGTATTGGGTGTGAGGTGTTGGCGTTGGAGGTCATGCCTGATCATGTTCACGTCCTCCTTCTATGCCCGCCACGCCTAGCCCCCTCATACATAGCGAATTATCTCAAGGGTAAGAGTGCCAGAAGAATATTGCAGAGGTTTCCGCAGTTGAGGGCTAGAGTTGGAAGGCTGTGGTCTAGGAGCTACTTTGTCGCCACTGTGGGCAATGTGACGGCTGATATTGTGGAGAGGTATGTTGAGGAGCAGTGGTCTAAGGATGAAAAGGTGTAG
- a CDS encoding RNA-guided endonuclease InsQ/TnpB family protein, with translation MVKLEPDREAENKLKLLCSISSRLWNEVNYARRRQFFENKRVDLKNTYREFYGKYKALIGSVTAQQILNKNNEAWKSFFNLLKARKEGRLPPFMRSVSPPGYRKRYGSRILWVVLRNDQYKVERSKIILKGLGAIGRIEVQYKGLIHIKGKQGRMEIRYDPDSRTWYAHITFEISEKAVRGVWRKIPEAPKASLRAGIDIGINNLFAVYIGDGRAFLVNGRPLKAISYYWKARIANYQSTLNRYGLRTSRRLRIMYKKWRRQVKHYINTAVRRLAEELYNAGVSTVYIGYPKMISQNNGNFNTVQTWSYGYLLKRVSEVLEEYGVNVVFVNEAYTSSYCPFHGNKCGKRIARGLFKCTSLNRVFNADVVGAYNILVKGDTITPSPRDGIGATRPRPGVGLNPAKAGNVAPNLLAFATPRTLTL, from the coding sequence GTGGTTAAGCTAGAGCCAGATAGGGAGGCGGAGAATAAGCTCAAGCTACTATGTAGCATATCCTCCAGGCTTTGGAATGAGGTTAACTATGCTAGGAGGAGGCAGTTCTTTGAGAATAAGAGGGTGGACTTAAAGAACACATACAGGGAGTTCTATGGGAAGTATAAGGCGCTGATAGGTTCAGTCACGGCACAGCAAATACTCAATAAGAACAATGAGGCCTGGAAATCCTTCTTCAACCTACTAAAGGCTAGGAAGGAGGGCAGGTTACCGCCGTTCATGAGGAGTGTAAGCCCGCCAGGCTACAGGAAGAGGTATGGCTCTAGGATATTGTGGGTTGTGCTTAGAAATGACCAGTATAAAGTAGAGAGAAGCAAAATAATCTTAAAAGGATTGGGAGCTATAGGTAGAATTGAAGTACAATACAAAGGGCTCATTCACATTAAAGGTAAGCAAGGCAGAATGGAGATACGTTACGATCCAGACTCCAGGACTTGGTACGCCCATATAACATTTGAAATTTCTGAGAAAGCCGTTAGAGGTGTATGGAGGAAGATACCGGAAGCTCCTAAAGCAAGCTTGAGGGCGGGTATAGATATTGGTATTAATAATTTATTTGCCGTATATATAGGGGATGGTAGAGCGTTTTTAGTTAATGGCAGGCCGCTTAAAGCCATTTCTTATTACTGGAAAGCTAGGATAGCGAATTATCAGAGTACGCTTAATAGGTATGGATTGAGGACTTCACGTAGACTTAGAATTATGTACAAGAAGTGGAGGAGGCAGGTGAAACATTATATAAATACTGCTGTTAGGAGACTTGCTGAAGAGTTATACAATGCTGGCGTATCTACCGTATATATTGGATACCCGAAGATGATTTCTCAGAATAACGGCAACTTCAATACTGTACAAACATGGAGTTATGGGTATCTGTTAAAAAGGGTTTCCGAAGTTTTAGAGGAATATGGCGTTAATGTCGTTTTTGTGAATGAAGCATATACATCATCATATTGCCCATTTCATGGCAATAAATGCGGAAAGAGAATAGCTAGAGGATTGTTCAAATGTACATCTCTAAACAGAGTATTCAATGCTGATGTTGTTGGTGCGTACAACATTCTGGTCAAGGGAGACACCATAACCCCAAGTCCCCGAGATGGGATAGGGGCAACACGCCCGAGACCGGGCGTGGGGCTGAACCCCGCAAAGGCGGGGAATGTAGCCCCAAACCTCCTCGCCTTTGCAACACCAAGAACCCTCACCCTTTAG